Proteins co-encoded in one Opitutus terrae PB90-1 genomic window:
- a CDS encoding SDR family oxidoreductase: MRILLTGASGLVGSAFARIAAASGQEVVGVVGRFGGELPGLARRCMLDLTDAAATTRAVEAETPEVIVNAAAISEPAVCELDGVRSEAMNVALPALLARLAVRLGARFLHISSEQVFDGERSEPYSITDPPRPINRYGRQKLASEHAVREIAGASAAIVRAPLLMGDSAGGKRALHERLLADWAAGRTARLYIDELRQPCTAENLARVLLELAARAELTGVFHWAGADLLSRHALGLRVRERFELTDAVAPIVATRRAETPVIARERQASLALDLEPLASRLATRPQSIEEQLATLRVPGPLQAWYRTARVGNM; this comes from the coding sequence GTGAGAATTCTCCTTACAGGCGCGTCCGGATTGGTGGGCTCGGCGTTCGCGCGGATCGCGGCGGCGTCGGGACAGGAAGTTGTTGGCGTGGTGGGACGATTCGGGGGTGAGTTGCCCGGGCTCGCGCGGCGCTGCATGTTGGATTTGACCGATGCAGCCGCGACGACGCGCGCGGTCGAGGCCGAGACACCGGAGGTCATCGTGAATGCGGCGGCGATCTCGGAGCCCGCAGTGTGCGAGCTCGACGGGGTGCGGTCCGAGGCGATGAACGTCGCGCTGCCCGCGCTGCTGGCGCGACTGGCGGTTCGGCTTGGGGCGCGGTTCCTGCATATTTCCTCGGAGCAGGTGTTTGATGGCGAGCGCAGTGAACCGTATTCGATCACGGACCCGCCGCGACCGATCAACCGCTACGGCCGGCAAAAACTCGCGAGTGAGCACGCGGTGCGGGAGATCGCGGGAGCGTCGGCGGCGATCGTGCGAGCGCCGCTGCTGATGGGCGACAGCGCGGGCGGCAAACGCGCGCTGCACGAACGGCTGCTGGCCGATTGGGCGGCAGGCCGGACGGCGCGGCTTTATATCGACGAGTTGCGGCAGCCGTGCACGGCGGAGAATCTCGCGCGGGTGCTCCTCGAGCTGGCGGCCCGCGCCGAACTCACCGGCGTGTTTCACTGGGCGGGCGCCGACCTACTCTCACGGCATGCGCTCGGACTTCGCGTACGCGAGCGTTTCGAATTAACTGACGCGGTGGCGCCGATCGTGGCGACCCGTCGTGCAGAAACGCCTGTAATCGCACGGGAGCGGCAGGCCTCCCTGGCGCTGGATTTGGAGCCGTTGGCCAGCCGGTTGGCGACGCGACCGCAGTCAATCGAGGAGCAGCTCGCGACGCTGCGAGTGCCGGGGCCGCTGCAGGCGTGGTATCGCACCGCGCGAGTAGGAAACATGTGA
- a CDS encoding lipoate--protein ligase family protein encodes MKPTLEILPARTGGAAENMALDFLLLQRYPRATAPRFRHYSWRAPAFTFGYSQKIAFVRSVLPAGETFELCRRPTGGGVVDHRDDWTFALVIPRGHPLEEVRAIESYRAIHESLAEALRRQGVPAATKNTEVERVVPNALVRDATASEPIEAATNASTTAGPGVCFERAELFDVIHEASGRKIAGAAQKRNKHGLLFQGSLWRPALGQPLDDEQLLQDFTELLARALALPAESVPWPELNEDEVSGLTEQYSSPEWIEWR; translated from the coding sequence GTGAAACCGACTTTGGAGATTCTGCCGGCGCGGACCGGCGGTGCGGCCGAAAACATGGCGCTCGATTTCCTGCTGCTGCAGCGGTATCCGCGCGCAACTGCGCCGCGCTTCCGACACTACAGCTGGCGGGCGCCCGCGTTCACGTTCGGCTACAGCCAGAAGATCGCTTTCGTCCGCAGCGTGCTCCCTGCGGGCGAGACGTTCGAGCTGTGCCGCCGGCCGACGGGCGGCGGCGTGGTGGATCATCGCGACGACTGGACGTTCGCGCTGGTGATTCCCCGCGGACATCCGCTCGAGGAGGTGCGCGCGATTGAAAGCTATCGCGCGATCCACGAGAGCCTCGCCGAGGCGCTGCGGCGGCAGGGAGTGCCGGCCGCGACGAAGAACACCGAGGTGGAGCGCGTTGTCCCCAACGCACTCGTGCGAGATGCCACAGCTTCTGAGCCAATCGAAGCGGCCACGAACGCCAGCACGACCGCCGGACCCGGCGTGTGCTTCGAGCGAGCCGAATTGTTCGATGTGATTCATGAAGCCAGCGGCAGGAAGATCGCCGGCGCCGCGCAGAAGCGGAACAAGCACGGGCTGCTGTTCCAAGGCTCGTTGTGGCGGCCGGCGCTGGGACAGCCGCTCGACGATGAGCAGCTGCTGCAGGATTTCACCGAATTGCTGGCCCGCGCGCTCGCGCTGCCGGCGGAATCGGTGCCCTGGCCCGAGCTGAACGAGGACGAAGTGAGCGGTCTGACGGAGCAATACAGCTCCCCCGAATGGATCGAGTGGCGCTGA